In a genomic window of Pseudomonas putida:
- a CDS encoding LysR family transcriptional regulator yields MTVKQIRAFLAVAQSLSFAVACERLHLSQSALSLTIKALEDGLGGRLFTRNTRNVALTAEGEALVPLARRLIADWDNAEDELRQRFTLQRGRVTLAAMPSFAGNLLPPMLKTFRARYPNVNVTVNDVINEQVLEMVRDRQVELGVAFEPTQHSSLQFTPLYIDRFVAVVPLDSPLVEREDIDWQTLLKEPFITLQRPSTLRVMLEEHLQARGMKLPVEFESHQLATVGRMVASGLGVSAVPALCAGQMRELGAHCITLRDPVVERAIGVLTLPGAELSAAAQALFDVLKEENFGKQLS; encoded by the coding sequence ATGACAGTCAAGCAGATCCGCGCCTTCCTCGCCGTGGCCCAGAGCCTGAGTTTCGCCGTGGCTTGCGAACGCCTGCACCTGTCGCAATCGGCCTTGAGCCTGACCATCAAGGCGCTGGAAGACGGCCTGGGCGGGCGGCTGTTCACCCGTAACACGCGCAACGTGGCGCTGACCGCCGAGGGCGAAGCCTTGGTGCCGCTGGCGCGCCGCCTGATTGCCGACTGGGACAATGCCGAGGATGAGTTGCGCCAGCGGTTCACCCTGCAACGGGGCCGCGTGACCCTGGCGGCGATGCCGTCGTTTGCCGGCAACCTGCTGCCGCCGATGCTCAAGACCTTCCGTGCCCGCTATCCGAACGTGAATGTCACGGTCAACGACGTGATCAACGAACAGGTGCTGGAAATGGTTCGCGACCGCCAGGTGGAGCTGGGCGTGGCGTTCGAGCCGACCCAGCATTCCTCGCTGCAATTCACCCCGCTTTATATCGACCGGTTCGTGGCGGTGGTTCCTCTGGACTCACCATTGGTCGAGCGGGAAGACATCGATTGGCAAACCTTGCTCAAGGAGCCGTTCATTACCCTGCAACGACCTTCGACATTGCGGGTGATGCTCGAAGAACACCTGCAGGCCAGGGGCATGAAGCTGCCAGTGGAGTTTGAGAGCCATCAATTGGCGACAGTCGGACGCATGGTCGCCAGCGGATTGGGCGTGAGCGCTGTGCCCGCCTTGTGCGCCGGGCAGATGCGCGAGCTGGGCGCGCACTGCATCACCCTGCGTGACCCGGTGGTGGAGCGGGCCATTGGTGTGTTGACCTTGCCGGGAGCAGAACTGTCAGCGGCGGCGCAGGCGTTGTTTGATGTATTGAAAGAAGAGAACTTCGGAAAACAACTTTCATGA
- a CDS encoding Nramp family divalent metal transporter produces MNFSLPKVGTAPFCPPEVAGSVAVDPRASFFKRVLRFAGPGLLVSIGYMDPGNWATAIEAGSRFGYSLLFVVLLASLAGMVVQCLCSRLGIATGRDLAQLCRERYSPRTARTQWLLAEISIIATDLAEVLGCALAFHLLLGCSLTFGIALTAFDTLLVLALQNRGFRRLEAIMLVLVGTIGACFFVELLLIKPYWPDVAQGFKPSLSAIADAAPLYLAIGILGATVMPHNLYLHTSIVQTRLIGKDTASKQDAVKLARIDTIGSLALALLVNAAILILAAAAFHQSGHTDVVDIQDAYHLLDPLVGGALASVLFGVALLASGQSSTFTGTIAGQVIMEGFLNLRLPCWQRRLITRGLALIPAFIGVWLMGDDAVGKLLVLSQVVLSLQLPFALYPLIRMTNDQKLMGPFVNRLPTRVLTWGLFVVISGANTWLILQLFG; encoded by the coding sequence GTGAATTTCAGTTTGCCCAAAGTCGGTACCGCACCGTTCTGCCCGCCTGAAGTAGCGGGCAGCGTCGCCGTCGATCCCCGTGCGTCTTTTTTCAAACGTGTCCTGCGCTTCGCCGGCCCCGGCTTGCTGGTGTCCATCGGCTACATGGACCCGGGCAACTGGGCGACGGCCATCGAGGCCGGCTCGCGGTTCGGCTACAGCCTGCTGTTCGTGGTGCTGTTGGCGAGCCTGGCGGGGATGGTGGTGCAGTGTCTGTGTTCGCGGCTAGGCATTGCCACCGGGCGGGATCTGGCGCAGTTGTGCCGTGAGCGCTACAGCCCGCGGACGGCCCGTACCCAGTGGTTGCTGGCGGAGATCTCGATCATCGCCACCGACCTCGCCGAAGTGCTCGGCTGTGCCCTGGCATTTCATCTGTTGCTGGGCTGTTCGCTGACCTTCGGCATTGCCCTCACGGCGTTCGACACCTTGCTGGTATTGGCCCTGCAAAACCGTGGATTCCGTCGGCTGGAAGCGATCATGCTGGTATTGGTGGGCACCATTGGCGCGTGTTTTTTTGTCGAACTGCTGCTGATCAAACCCTACTGGCCGGATGTGGCCCAGGGCTTCAAGCCGTCATTGTCCGCCATCGCCGATGCCGCGCCACTGTACCTGGCCATCGGCATTCTCGGCGCCACGGTGATGCCGCATAACCTTTACCTGCACACCTCGATCGTCCAGACACGGTTGATCGGCAAGGACACCGCCAGCAAGCAGGACGCGGTGAAACTGGCGCGCATCGACACCATCGGCTCCCTGGCTCTGGCGCTACTGGTCAACGCGGCGATCCTGATCCTCGCCGCCGCTGCGTTTCACCAGAGCGGGCATACCGACGTGGTCGACATCCAGGACGCCTATCACTTGCTCGATCCACTGGTAGGTGGCGCGTTGGCCAGCGTGCTGTTTGGCGTCGCGCTGTTGGCGTCGGGACAAAGCTCGACCTTCACCGGCACCATCGCCGGCCAGGTGATCATGGAGGGTTTCCTGAACCTGCGGTTGCCGTGCTGGCAACGGCGCCTGATCACCCGTGGTCTGGCACTGATCCCGGCGTTCATTGGCGTGTGGCTGATGGGTGACGATGCGGTGGGCAAGCTATTGGTATTGAGCCAGGTGGTGCTGAGCCTGCAGCTGCCGTTTGCGCTATATCCGCTGATTCGCATGACCAATGATCAGAAATTGATGGGGCCGTTTGTGAACCGGCTGCCGACGCGGGTGTTGACGTGGGGGCTGTTTGTAGTGATCAGCGGGGCTAACACTTGGCTGATCCTGCAATTGTTCGGGTGA
- a CDS encoding type II toxin-antitoxin system RelE/ParE family toxin — MLVEWRPEARAELRQILMYIGDRNLAAAYELQQAIEIAVSALPEHPYLYRFGRLSGTREIVVHPNYLVVYQITDRIEIVSVLHARQQYP; from the coding sequence ATGCTGGTTGAGTGGCGGCCCGAAGCGCGGGCCGAACTCCGGCAAATTCTGATGTATATCGGCGATCGTAATCTGGCAGCAGCGTATGAGCTCCAACAAGCCATTGAGATTGCTGTATCGGCCCTTCCTGAACATCCCTATCTCTACCGATTTGGCCGACTATCCGGCACTCGCGAGATCGTTGTGCATCCCAACTACCTTGTGGTTTATCAAATAACGGATCGAATCGAGATCGTCAGTGTTTTGCATGCCAGACAGCAATACCCCTGA
- the relB gene encoding type II toxin-antitoxin system RelB family antitoxin, whose amino-acid sequence MSTELSPIVSEFETEEQAASYDRWFRAKVQASLDDPRPSIPHDQVMAEMQTLLEAKRKQRNAG is encoded by the coding sequence ATGAGCACCGAACTTTCCCCCATCGTTTCCGAATTTGAAACCGAAGAGCAAGCCGCCAGCTATGATCGCTGGTTCCGCGCCAAGGTACAGGCTTCGCTGGATGATCCGCGCCCGAGCATTCCGCACGATCAGGTGATGGCTGAAATGCAAACCCTTCTTGAGGCTAAGCGCAAACAGCGCAATGCTGGTTGA
- a CDS encoding glutathione S-transferase family protein, giving the protein MKFFFHPSPNPMKVALLLEELQTPYELIGVDTFKGEQHLPAFLAINPNAKVPALVDGDATVFDSQAILLHLAQKHQRFLPTTAAGNAELLSWLMFIATGLSPFSGQAVHFLHHAPEDLPYAKNRYLKEVERHYRVLDQRLANHQYLAGDTYSIADMALWGWANYAPYILGESGLAAYPNVKRLFDEISTRPAAQRALGLKEKLVLKAEFDEETRRNLFPQNQA; this is encoded by the coding sequence ATGAAATTCTTTTTCCACCCTTCGCCCAACCCGATGAAAGTCGCCCTGCTGCTCGAAGAACTGCAAACCCCTTATGAACTGATTGGCGTCGACACCTTCAAGGGCGAGCAACACCTGCCGGCCTTCCTGGCTATCAACCCGAACGCCAAGGTACCGGCACTGGTCGATGGCGACGCCACGGTCTTCGACTCCCAGGCGATCCTGTTGCACCTGGCGCAAAAGCATCAGCGTTTCCTCCCGACCACAGCCGCCGGCAACGCCGAATTGCTGTCGTGGCTGATGTTCATCGCCACCGGCCTGTCGCCGTTCTCCGGCCAGGCCGTGCACTTCCTGCACCACGCGCCGGAAGATCTGCCGTACGCCAAGAACCGCTACTTGAAGGAAGTCGAGCGCCACTACCGCGTGCTCGACCAGCGCCTGGCCAACCATCAATACCTGGCCGGCGACACCTACAGCATCGCCGACATGGCCCTCTGGGGCTGGGCCAACTACGCGCCCTACATCCTCGGCGAGAGCGGTCTGGCGGCCTACCCTAACGTCAAGCGTCTGTTCGATGAGATCAGCACCCGCCCGGCCGCCCAGCGCGCATTGGGTCTGAAAGAGAAACTGGTGCTGAAGGCCGAATTCGACGAGGAAACCCGTCGCAACCTGTTCCCGCAAAACCAGGCGTAA
- a CDS encoding putative quinol monooxygenase: MSDQVAFIVYLPSKPERLAETRERLLDIVHQMSAEPDFVNTWVHQLQDEPNTLVLYETWNCSKEDFIARHLNKPYRQEYERLLPELLASERRIEFLEVIESYPVRRES, from the coding sequence ATGAGTGATCAAGTCGCGTTTATCGTTTACCTGCCGTCCAAACCAGAACGCTTGGCCGAGACCCGCGAACGCCTGCTGGACATCGTGCACCAGATGTCGGCCGAGCCGGACTTCGTTAACACCTGGGTCCACCAGTTGCAGGACGAGCCAAACACCCTGGTGCTCTACGAAACCTGGAACTGCAGCAAGGAAGACTTCATCGCTCGTCACCTCAACAAGCCGTATCGCCAGGAATACGAACGCTTGCTGCCGGAGCTGCTGGCCAGCGAACGCCGGATTGAGTTTCTGGAGGTGATCGAGAGTTATCCGGTACGGCGGGAGAGCTGA
- a CDS encoding CoA transferase subunit A gives MAGFDKRVYSYEEALAGLEDGMTVLAGGFGLCGIPENLINEIKRKGTRDLTVVSNNCGVDGFGLGVLLTDRQISKVIASYVGENKLFEEQLLKGEIEVILTPQGTLAEKMRAGGAGIPAFFTATGVGTPVAEGKEVREFHGRKYLMEESITGDFAIVKGWKADHFGNVIYRHTAQNFNPLAATAGKITVVEVEEIVEPGELDPAQIHTPGIYVDRIICGTFEKRIEQRTVRK, from the coding sequence ATGGCAGGTTTCGACAAGCGCGTGTATTCCTACGAGGAAGCACTGGCAGGTCTTGAAGACGGTATGACCGTGCTCGCTGGTGGCTTCGGTCTGTGCGGGATTCCGGAAAACCTGATCAACGAGATCAAGCGCAAGGGCACTCGCGACCTTACCGTGGTCTCCAACAACTGCGGCGTCGACGGTTTCGGCCTGGGCGTGCTGCTGACAGACCGCCAGATCAGTAAAGTGATCGCCTCCTATGTCGGCGAGAACAAGCTGTTCGAAGAGCAACTGCTCAAGGGCGAAATCGAAGTCATCCTGACCCCGCAGGGCACCCTGGCCGAGAAAATGCGCGCAGGCGGTGCCGGCATCCCGGCTTTCTTCACCGCCACCGGTGTCGGCACCCCGGTTGCCGAAGGCAAGGAAGTGCGCGAATTCCACGGCCGCAAGTACCTGATGGAAGAATCCATCACCGGCGACTTCGCCATCGTCAAAGGCTGGAAAGCCGACCATTTCGGTAACGTCATCTACCGCCACACCGCCCAGAACTTCAACCCGCTGGCCGCCACCGCCGGCAAGATCACCGTGGTCGAAGTCGAGGAAATCGTCGAACCCGGCGAGCTGGACCCGGCGCAGATCCATACCCCAGGCATCTACGTCGACCGGATCATCTGCGGCACGTTCGAGAAGCGCATCGAACAGCGCACCGTACGCAAGTGA
- a CDS encoding alpha/beta hydrolase, with product MLKFLALLTLLASAAVHAQSPLQTDLPLKYLEQATPDSRDQPLVIFLHGYGSNEQDLFGMKDELPASYTYLSVRAPMVMEEGSYQWFRKKGDGAYNGETDDLKDSGQVLLDFIAKAAQKYHTEAGKVYLVGFSQGAIMSYEVALRHPEAVGGIAALSGRILPVLKSELKPDEKRQSLAIFIGHGSADKRLPYSDGTEANSLLQSVSLEPEFHGYQGVGHNISAEELQDLGAWLQRLNP from the coding sequence ATGTTGAAATTTCTTGCTCTGCTCACGTTGCTGGCATCCGCCGCTGTCCACGCTCAATCCCCGCTGCAAACCGATCTGCCGCTCAAATACCTGGAGCAGGCCACCCCCGATTCCCGCGATCAACCCCTGGTGATCTTTCTCCACGGTTACGGCAGTAACGAGCAGGACCTGTTCGGCATGAAGGATGAGTTGCCTGCGTCATACACCTACCTGTCGGTGCGGGCGCCGATGGTGATGGAGGAGGGCAGTTACCAGTGGTTTCGCAAGAAGGGCGACGGCGCCTACAACGGTGAGACCGATGATCTGAAGGACAGCGGCCAGGTGCTGCTGGATTTCATCGCCAAGGCCGCGCAGAAATATCACACCGAAGCGGGCAAGGTGTATCTGGTGGGGTTCAGCCAGGGCGCGATCATGTCCTACGAAGTTGCGTTGCGCCATCCGGAGGCGGTGGGCGGAATCGCGGCGTTGAGCGGGCGGATCCTGCCGGTGCTCAAGTCGGAACTGAAACCGGATGAAAAACGCCAGTCGCTGGCGATTTTCATCGGTCATGGCTCGGCGGACAAACGTCTGCCTTATAGCGACGGCACCGAGGCCAACAGCCTGTTGCAGAGCGTGTCACTGGAGCCCGAGTTTCACGGCTATCAGGGTGTAGGGCACAACATCAGTGCCGAGGAATTGCAGGACCTGGGCGCCTGGTTGCAGCGCCTCAACCCCTGA
- a CDS encoding NAD-dependent protein deacetylase: MIDSLIHDQLERLQQLMADEPFAVLTGAGISTPSGIPDYRDNQGVRRGRQPMMYQEFLSAPESRRRYWARAMLGWPRVRQARPNAAHDSLARLQSTRQIGALITQNVDTLHDQAGSHDVIELHGSLHRVLCLDCGKRSERDSIQRLMEAQNPYLAGVDAVQAPDGDTLLDAAFEARFQVPQCPHCTGQRMKPDVVFFGENVAQQTAAKAMASVEKAAGLLVVGSSLMAYSAFRLCRAVVDQGKPLLAINLGKTRADEILDLKIEGSCEQLLPLLAQRLTKPNPL; the protein is encoded by the coding sequence ATGATCGACAGCCTGATCCACGACCAGCTCGAGCGCCTCCAGCAGCTGATGGCCGACGAGCCGTTCGCAGTCCTGACCGGCGCGGGTATCAGCACGCCGTCGGGCATTCCGGACTATCGCGATAACCAGGGCGTGCGCCGTGGCCGGCAACCAATGATGTATCAGGAGTTTCTCTCGGCACCCGAATCCCGGCGGCGCTATTGGGCCCGGGCGATGCTCGGCTGGCCACGGGTGCGCCAGGCCCGGCCGAATGCCGCCCACGACTCCCTCGCCCGCCTGCAAAGCACCCGGCAGATCGGCGCCTTGATCACCCAGAACGTCGACACCCTGCACGACCAGGCCGGCAGCCATGACGTGATCGAACTGCACGGCAGCCTGCACCGGGTGCTGTGCCTGGACTGCGGAAAACGCAGTGAGCGCGACTCGATCCAGCGACTGATGGAAGCGCAAAACCCGTACCTGGCCGGCGTCGACGCGGTGCAGGCGCCAGACGGTGATACGTTGCTGGATGCCGCATTCGAAGCGCGCTTTCAAGTCCCGCAGTGCCCGCACTGTACGGGCCAGCGCATGAAGCCGGATGTGGTGTTCTTTGGCGAGAACGTTGCGCAACAGACGGCGGCAAAAGCGATGGCGTCGGTGGAAAAGGCCGCGGGGCTGCTGGTGGTCGGCTCGTCGCTGATGGCGTATTCGGCGTTTCGCCTGTGCCGGGCGGTGGTGGATCAGGGCAAGCCGCTGCTGGCGATCAACCTGGGCAAGACCCGGGCGGATGAGATTCTGGATTTGAAGATCGAGGGGTCGTGCGAGCAGTTGTTGCCCTTGTTGGCTCAGCGCCTGACGAAACCCAATCCCCTGTAG
- a CDS encoding CoA transferase subunit B — MALSREQMAQRVARELQDGFYVNLGIGIPTLVANYVPEGMDVMLQSENGLLGMGPFPTEDTIDADMINAGKQTVTARIGASIFSSAESFAMIRGGHVDLTVLGAFEVDVQGNIASWMIPGKLVKGMGGAMDLVAGADNIIVLMTHASKDGESKLLSQCSLPLTGAGCIKRVLTDLAYLEIENGAFVLKERAPGVSVEEIVAKTAGKLIVPEHVPEMQFADQ, encoded by the coding sequence ATGGCACTTTCCCGCGAACAAATGGCTCAACGCGTCGCCCGCGAATTGCAGGACGGCTTCTACGTGAACCTGGGCATCGGCATTCCGACCCTGGTCGCCAACTATGTCCCTGAAGGCATGGACGTCATGCTGCAGTCGGAAAACGGCCTGCTGGGCATGGGTCCATTTCCGACCGAAGACACCATCGACGCCGACATGATCAACGCCGGCAAGCAAACCGTGACCGCGCGCATCGGCGCGTCGATTTTCTCCTCGGCCGAGTCCTTCGCGATGATTCGCGGTGGCCATGTCGACCTGACCGTGCTGGGCGCCTTTGAAGTGGATGTGCAAGGCAACATCGCTTCGTGGATGATCCCCGGCAAGCTGGTCAAGGGCATGGGTGGCGCGATGGATCTGGTGGCAGGCGCCGACAACATCATCGTTCTCATGACCCACGCGTCCAAGGACGGTGAGTCCAAGCTGCTGTCCCAATGCAGCCTGCCGTTGACCGGCGCCGGCTGCATCAAGCGCGTGCTGACTGACCTGGCCTACCTGGAAATCGAAAATGGCGCTTTTGTCCTCAAGGAACGCGCACCTGGCGTCAGCGTTGAAGAGATCGTCGCCAAAACCGCCGGTAAACTGATCGTCCCGGAGCACGTTCCGGAAATGCAGTTTGCTGACCAGTGA
- a CDS encoding acetyl-CoA C-acetyltransferase, translating into MQEVVIVAATRTAIGSFQGALANVSAVDLGAAVIRQLLAQTGLNPAEVDEVIMGQVLTAGAGQNPARQASIKAGLPVAVPAMTLNKVCGSGLKALHLATQAIRCGDADVIIAGGQESMSLANYVIPGARTGLRMGHSQIVDTMISDGLWDAFNDYHMGITAENLVDKYGISREAQDAFAAASQQKATAAIEAGRFVDEITPILIPQRKGDPLSFATDEQPRAGTTAESLGKLKPAFKKDGSVTAGNASSLNDGAAAVILMSAEKAKALGLPVLAKIAAYANAGVDPAIMGIGPVSATRRCLDKAGWSIDQLDLIEANEAFAAQSLAVAKDLEWDLDKVNVNGGAIALGHPIGASGCRVLVTLLHEMIKRDAKKGLATLCIGGGQGVALAIERA; encoded by the coding sequence ATGCAAGAAGTCGTCATTGTTGCCGCCACGCGTACCGCGATCGGCAGCTTCCAGGGTGCCCTGGCCAATGTGTCCGCCGTGGACCTGGGCGCAGCGGTGATCCGTCAGTTGCTGGCGCAAACCGGTCTGAACCCGGCCGAAGTCGATGAAGTGATCATGGGCCAGGTGTTGACTGCCGGTGCCGGGCAGAACCCTGCCCGCCAGGCATCGATCAAGGCCGGCCTGCCGGTCGCCGTGCCGGCCATGACCCTGAACAAGGTCTGCGGTTCGGGCCTCAAGGCCCTGCACCTGGCCACCCAGGCCATTCGTTGCGGCGACGCCGACGTGATCATCGCCGGCGGCCAGGAAAGCATGAGCCTGGCCAACTACGTGATCCCCGGCGCCCGCACCGGCCTGCGCATGGGCCACTCGCAAATCGTCGACACCATGATCAGCGACGGCCTGTGGGATGCGTTCAACGATTACCACATGGGCATCACCGCCGAGAACCTGGTGGACAAATACGGCATCAGCCGCGAGGCACAGGACGCCTTCGCCGCCGCCTCGCAGCAGAAAGCCACGGCGGCCATCGAAGCCGGGCGCTTTGTCGATGAGATCACGCCGATCCTGATCCCGCAGCGCAAGGGCGATCCATTGTCCTTCGCCACCGATGAGCAGCCACGGGCCGGCACCACCGCCGAATCCCTGGGCAAGCTCAAGCCGGCCTTTAAAAAGGACGGCTCGGTGACCGCCGGCAACGCTTCGTCGCTGAACGACGGTGCCGCCGCCGTGATTCTGATGAGTGCCGAAAAAGCCAAGGCCCTGGGCCTACCAGTGCTGGCCAAAATCGCCGCCTACGCCAACGCGGGCGTGGACCCGGCGATCATGGGCATCGGCCCGGTATCGGCCACTCGCCGCTGCCTGGACAAGGCCGGCTGGTCCATCGATCAGTTGGACCTGATCGAAGCCAACGAAGCCTTCGCCGCACAATCGCTGGCCGTGGCCAAGGACCTGGAATGGGATCTGGACAAGGTCAACGTCAACGGTGGCGCCATCGCCCTCGGTCACCCCATCGGTGCTTCGGGCTGCCGCGTGCTGGTGACCCTGCTGCATGAAATGATCAAGCGCGACGCCAAGAAAGGCCTCGCTACCCTGTGCATCGGTGGCGGTCAGGGCGTGGCACTGGCGATCGAGCGAGCATAA
- a CDS encoding class I SAM-dependent methyltransferase: MDEARLNDFMGKLVNDMGGAAMLANVILGEELGLYRAMADSQLTSPEALAEKTGCNARLVREWLSAHAASGYMEHKDGQFRLPEEQALALAIEDSPVYIAAGVGVVAALFHDKDKLVKAMRGDGGLPWGDHHPCMFSGTERFFRPGYKAHLIAEWLPALDGVVAKLEAGAKVADIGCGHGASTVIMAQAFPASRFVGFDYHAPSVTVATQRAEEGGVSGRARFFQGTAKSYPGDDYDLICYFDCLHDMGDPVGAARHAYESLKPDGTVLLVEPFANDTLDDNINPVGRLFYAASTFICTPNSLSQEVGLGLGAQAGEARLRKVFTEAGFSSFRRATETPFNLILEARK; encoded by the coding sequence ATGGACGAGGCCAGACTCAACGATTTCATGGGCAAGCTGGTCAATGACATGGGCGGCGCGGCGATGCTGGCCAATGTCATCCTCGGTGAAGAACTGGGCCTGTACCGGGCCATGGCCGACAGTCAATTGACCAGCCCTGAAGCCCTCGCCGAAAAAACCGGCTGCAATGCCCGGCTGGTGCGCGAATGGCTCAGCGCCCATGCCGCCTCCGGCTATATGGAACACAAGGACGGCCAATTCCGCCTCCCCGAAGAACAAGCCCTGGCCCTGGCCATCGAAGACTCCCCGGTCTACATCGCGGCAGGTGTCGGAGTGGTCGCCGCGCTTTTCCACGACAAGGACAAACTGGTCAAGGCCATGCGCGGCGATGGCGGCCTACCCTGGGGCGATCACCATCCGTGCATGTTCAGTGGCACCGAACGTTTCTTCCGGCCGGGCTACAAGGCGCATTTGATCGCCGAATGGCTGCCGGCCCTCGACGGCGTGGTGGCCAAGCTCGAGGCCGGTGCCAAAGTGGCGGACATCGGCTGCGGTCATGGTGCTTCCACGGTGATCATGGCCCAGGCGTTCCCGGCGTCGCGGTTCGTCGGTTTCGACTATCACGCGCCTTCCGTCACCGTCGCCACCCAGCGGGCCGAGGAAGGCGGCGTGTCGGGGCGCGCGCGATTTTTCCAGGGCACGGCGAAAAGTTACCCCGGCGATGACTATGATTTGATTTGCTACTTCGACTGCCTGCATGACATGGGTGACCCGGTGGGCGCGGCCAGACATGCCTACGAGTCGTTGAAGCCGGACGGCACGGTATTGCTGGTGGAACCGTTCGCCAACGATACCCTCGACGACAACATCAATCCGGTGGGTCGCTTGTTCTATGCTGCCTCGACCTTTATCTGCACGCCCAACTCGCTGTCGCAGGAAGTGGGCCTCGGTCTCGGCGCCCAGGCCGGGGAGGCGCGGTTACGCAAAGTGTTCACCGAGGCGGGATTTTCCAGTTTCCGCCGGGCCACCGAGACGCCGTTCAACCTGATTCTGGAGGCCCGCAAGTAA